One genomic region from Nymphaea colorata isolate Beijing-Zhang1983 chromosome 12, ASM883128v2, whole genome shotgun sequence encodes:
- the LOC116266032 gene encoding uncharacterized protein LOC116266032: protein MGCFLACFGGSNGRTGRKKKPKVLPRNTNYERHESQLAACSLNVQTCSLKPPIIEPQLPTCVLKPIATDSQIPVCSLKAPTNSFKSPTSEIQGTSILESRERIEKTGKTEALSSRPQRKVKFDLQVKTYSEIPNEEEPKFPTEQEEKEGSEYESKENKCETLTPPKDDCTTSSVSYPVSHRYRNCTHDEDDDADDDPTDDDCDDDEDEADDADVEEGELFEWYSASSVESETKGVSLPSTKNEAVNQRPTMAISHARDRSLYVHPVLNPVENASQWKALKTREARNKPILGRKENIPCEQEALISFSSDTKQEMRVDASLSNWLSPINTIAENFKDDNLYSSNIGKSRMVFGPLTDGNINRMPPQESEYRSPGGNRSKSSASDEFSEKFSSGIKGIPNTTSKYREDQRVTWHSTPFQVRLERALAKG from the exons ATGGGTtgttttcttgcttgttttggTGGTTCTAACGGGAGAACAGGGCGAAAGAAAAAGCCCAAAGTCCTTCCGAGGAACACG aattaTGAACGCCATGAGTCTCAGCTAGCAGCTTGCTCCTTGAACGTTCAAACTTGCTCTTTGAAGCCACCGATCATAGAACCGCAGCTACCAACTTGTGTTTTGAAGCCAATCGCGACAGACTCTCAGATACCAGTTTGTTCCTTGAAGGCTCCAACTAATTCCTTTAAGTCGCCCACGTCAGAGATCCAGGGAACTTCGATTTTAGAGTCCAG GGAGAGAATagagaaaacaggaaaaacagAGGCACTGAGCTCTAGACCCCAGAGGAAGGTCAAGTTTGATCTCCAGGTAAAAACATATTCGGAGATTCCTAATGAAGAAGAGCCGAAATTTCCAacagaacaagaagaaaaagaaggatcagaatatgaatcaaaagaaaacaaatgcgAAACTCTGACACCTCCCAAGGATGACTGTACTACCTCCAGCGTTTCATACCCAGTTTCTCACAGATACCGCAATTGCACACATGATGAAGATGACGATGCTGATGATGATCCTACTGATGATGACtgtgatgatgatgaagatgaagctgACGATGCAGATGTTGAAGAAGGGGAACTGTTTGAATGGTATTCTGCTTCTTCTGTCGAGTCAGAAACCAAAGGTGTTTCACTACCATCAACCAAGAATGAAGCTGTGAACCAGAGACCAACCATGGCGATCAGTCATGCACGCGATCGGAGTCTATATGTTCATCCCGTGCTAAACCCCGTTGAAAATGCATCACAATGGAAAGCTCTGAAGACCCGGGAAGCGAGGAATAAACCAATATtaggaaggaaagaaaacattCCATGTGAACAAGAAGCATTGATCAGTTTCAGTTCTGATACAAAGCAAGAAATGCGGGTGGATGCTAGTCTCTCAAACTGGTTAAGCCCTATTAACACCATTGCAGAGAATTTCAAGGATGATAATCTTTACTCAAGTAACATTGGAAAATCTAGAATGGTTTTTGGGCCATTAACAGATGGAAATATCAACAGGATGCCTCCTCAAGAATCAGAATACCGGTCTCCAGGGGGAAACCGTAGTAAATCTTCGGCCTCAGATGAATTCTCAGAGAAATTTAGCAGTGGGATTAAAGGAATACCAAATACAACCAGTAAATACAGAGAG GATCAAAGAGTGACTTGGCATTCAACCCCATTCCAGGTGAGACTAGAAAGGGCTTTAGCTAAAGGTTAA
- the LOC116266036 gene encoding uncharacterized protein LOC116266036 isoform X3: MNRVKRSVRNFFTMDLSASSRDDSKKTRKKKRKKYKKIAGIEKEDFTPQQEHGNDDGEKEEEKGEATMVFGDPNCLMSPQKNRSSKRMANAPANSRRKVQWNDENGKKLVHVREFVPSDSSDDDYDDDGFDSCVCVLM, from the exons ATGAATCGGGTAAAAAGGTCCGTGCGTAATTTTTTTACAATGGATCTTAGTGCTTCGAGTCGTGACGATTCgaagaagacgaggaagaagaagaggaagaagtatAAGAAAATTGCCGGCATCGAGAAAGAGGATTTCACGCCCCAACAGGAGCATGGTAATGATGACGgtgagaaagaagaggaaaagggtGAGGCGACAATGGTATTTGGGGATCCGAATTGTTTGATGTCTCCCCAGAAGAACAGGAGTTCCAAGAGAATGGCTAACGCGCCGGCGAATTCCAGGAGAAAAGTTCAGTGGAACGATGAGAACGGCAAAAAGCTCGTGCATGTTCGTGAGTTCGTTCCAAG TGATTCAAGTGATGATGATTATGATGATGATGGCTTTGATTCATGTGTATGTGTGCTAATGTGA
- the LOC116265654 gene encoding actin-related protein 2/3 complex subunit 2B-like isoform X2, with the protein MKSTKINFVAPRHVKPNYQTASTMACLQKHSPALMEILLSRLQSIDTASKMDHHLYEYGAVKYHIQASGLNPKIIQLSISVAPLSPFVRIAKDLSTDVIREIRELCADLVEIVEPTEEGYQLTLRFDFSRFPANKEESMKLIKSISSLRTTILASQLRDMLRNEKNLKGISRPIKIAYHPREYFFIVRQAEKTTVIFPMHFKDDLDVVIATALFQAVMDMRCTTNWKKAPFCTWSPIPPRELRGEHIKDLITNGGFVSFEILPCHTEREKIDKTIWSLLNFCAYVKRHVKHSKGFIGRQMNSRLDCMVKVLQCAKNVGKEHKPNRGCKQMRNLINISKSKRIKRSCTLFKSKLKKRRMRIKIHGFAQLRRRWMKIMKFTSSRKFE; encoded by the exons ATGAAGTCCACCAAGATAAATTTTGTTGCACCCAGACATGTCAAACCTAACTACCAAACTGCTTCAACCATGGCTTGCTTGCAAAAACACTCCCCTGCACTAATGGAGATACTGCTAAGTAGACTACAAAG CATTGATACAGCTTCGAAAATGGATCATCATTTATATGAATATGGAGCTGTCAAATATCATATTCAG GCATCAGGTCTGAACCCAAAGATAATTCAACTATCAATATCTGTTGCACCACTTTCTCCGTTTGTAAGGATTGCAAAAGACCTCTCAACTGATGTAATACGAGAAATAAGAGAACTGTGTGCAGATTTAGTGGAGATTGTTGAACCTACAGAAGAAGGATATCAACTCACACTGAGATTTGACTTCTCAAGGTTTCCAGCTAACAAAG AGGAGAGCATGAAGCTGATCAAGAGCATTTCTTCACTGAGAACAACAATATTAGCATCACAACTTAGAGACATGCTGAGGAATGAAAAGAACCTAAAAGGAATATCCAGGCCGATCAAAATTGCCTACCATCCAAGAGAATACTTCTTCATTGTTAGACAG GCTGAGAAGACTACAGTGATATTTCCTATGCACTTCAAGGACGACCTAGATGTGGTTATTGCAACAGCTCTTTTCCAG GCAGTCATGGATATGAGATGCACCACAAATTGGAAGAAAGCACCCTTTTGCACATGGTCACCAATTCCTCCTAGAGAGCTAAGAGGAGAACATATCAAAGATTTGATCACAAATGGTGGATTTGTCTCATTTG AGATATTGCCATGTCACacggagagagaaaaaatagacaagACTATCTGGAGCTTGTTGAATTTCTGTGCCTATGTGAAACGTCATGTAAAG CACTCAAAAGGTTTCATAGGAAGACAGATGAATAGTCGTTTGGATTGCATGGTGAAG GTATTGCAGTGTGCAAAAAATGTGGGAAAAGAACATAAACCCAATCGAG GTTGCAAGCAAATGAGGAATTTGATCAATATCTCAAAGTCGAAGAGAATCAAAAGAAGTTGCACTCTATTTAAAAGTAAGTTGAAGAAAAGACGAATGAGAAtcaaaattcatggatttgCTCAGTTGCGACGCCGCTGGATGAAGATAATGAAATTCACTTCCTCGAGAAAATTTGAGTAA
- the LOC116265719 gene encoding F-box/LRR-repeat protein At3g48880-like isoform X1 gives MKSRCGSCRGFHLHRLLLSFTRHLSSALHRPPIVGCSSCFAEHLLEFPVVSSFQMKRAEEDEEDEDEGSAKRDGGVVFRPPLDPSPSSRGHVFQLNWTEDDEVDEDEEDESEKRKWDEMDEDILIVIFQKIDLEDLLLGVPFVCRSWREASKHPLCWRSLNFRSWERLFRRYFSQPAERIVLDFSKLLRYVVDKTGDNLRSIVFPRRDVTDRTLLYVSQRCPRLKSLDFQGRCDISKGAFCKALCNWKELEVINLITPPLLCKETISEMGKCCENLVQLRTRGLISEEEVFAVASELRNLRVLNLSFSSLTNNGLLTLLNECRALEYLDISNCSHVKIDDEILDKASHLKDFKYGCIESDDEEDTRPVRGLIYEEYVFGSDGSYHGEVHMVFS, from the exons ATGAAGAGTAGGTGCGGTTCATGTAGAGGATTTCATTTGCACCGTCTTCTTCTCTCGTTCACTCGACACCTCTCTTCTGCTCTCCATCGGCCGCCGATCGTGGGTTGCTCGTCATGCTTCGCTGAACATTTGCTGGAGTTTCCGGTGGTCAGTTCGTTCCAG ATGAAACGTGCGGAGGAAGACGAGGAGGACGAGGACGAGGGGAGCGCGAAGAGGGACGGTGGTGTCGTCTTTCGACCACCCCTGGACCCCAGCCCGAGCTCGAGGGGACACGTTTTCCAGCTGAACTGGACGGAGGACGATGAGGTGGACGAGGACGAGGAGGACGAGAGTGAGAAGAGGAAGTGGGACGAGATGGACGAGGACATCCTGATCGTCATCTTCCAGAAGATCGATCTCGAGGACTTGCTGCTTGGTGTGCCGTTCGTCTGCCGCTCGTGGAGGGAGGCGTCCAAGCACCCACTCTGCTGGAGGTCCCTGAACTTCCGGTCCTGGGAGCGTCTTTTCCGTAGGTACTTCTCCCAGCCCGCGGAGCGGATCGTGCTCGACTTCTCCAAGCTGCTCAGATACGTGGTTGACAAGACCGGCGACAATCTGAGGTCCATTGTCTTCCCCAGGCGCGACGTCACCGACAGAACCCTACTCTATGTCTCCCAACG TTGTCCTCGGCTTAAAAGCCTTGATTTTCAGGGCCGGTGTGATATTTCTAAAGGAGCCTTCTGCAAGGCGCTCTGTAACTGGAAGGAACTTGAGGTCATTAACTTGATTACTCCTCCACTGCTTTGCAAAGAGACAATCTCAGAGATGGGTAAATGTTGTGAAAATCTTGTTCAGCTTAGAACAAGGGGACTGATATCAGAAGAAGAAGTATTCGCTGTGGCTTCGGAGCTTCGAAATTTGAGAGTGCTCAATTTGAGCTTTTCTTCATTAACTAATAATGGTCTATTGACTCTTTTAAATGAATGCAGAGCTTTGGAATACCTAGATATCAGCAACTGTTCTCATGTTAAAATTGATGATGAGATACTTGATAAGGCTTCACATCTTAAGGACTTCAAGTATGGGTGTATTGAaagtgatgatgaagaagatacTAGGCCCGTTAGAGGCCTCATCTATGAAGAGTACGTGTTTGGAAGTGATGGATCATACCATGGTGAAGTCCATATGGTATTCTCGTAA
- the LOC116265654 gene encoding actin-related protein 2/3 complex subunit 2B-like isoform X1: protein MKSTKINFVAPRHVKPNYQTASTMACLQKHSPALMEILLSRLQSIDTASKMDHHLYEYGAVKYHIQQASGLNPKIIQLSISVAPLSPFVRIAKDLSTDVIREIRELCADLVEIVEPTEEGYQLTLRFDFSRFPANKEESMKLIKSISSLRTTILASQLRDMLRNEKNLKGISRPIKIAYHPREYFFIVRQAEKTTVIFPMHFKDDLDVVIATALFQAVMDMRCTTNWKKAPFCTWSPIPPRELRGEHIKDLITNGGFVSFEILPCHTEREKIDKTIWSLLNFCAYVKRHVKHSKGFIGRQMNSRLDCMVKVLQCAKNVGKEHKPNRGCKQMRNLINISKSKRIKRSCTLFKSKLKKRRMRIKIHGFAQLRRRWMKIMKFTSSRKFE from the exons ATGAAGTCCACCAAGATAAATTTTGTTGCACCCAGACATGTCAAACCTAACTACCAAACTGCTTCAACCATGGCTTGCTTGCAAAAACACTCCCCTGCACTAATGGAGATACTGCTAAGTAGACTACAAAG CATTGATACAGCTTCGAAAATGGATCATCATTTATATGAATATGGAGCTGTCAAATATCATATTCAG CAGGCATCAGGTCTGAACCCAAAGATAATTCAACTATCAATATCTGTTGCACCACTTTCTCCGTTTGTAAGGATTGCAAAAGACCTCTCAACTGATGTAATACGAGAAATAAGAGAACTGTGTGCAGATTTAGTGGAGATTGTTGAACCTACAGAAGAAGGATATCAACTCACACTGAGATTTGACTTCTCAAGGTTTCCAGCTAACAAAG AGGAGAGCATGAAGCTGATCAAGAGCATTTCTTCACTGAGAACAACAATATTAGCATCACAACTTAGAGACATGCTGAGGAATGAAAAGAACCTAAAAGGAATATCCAGGCCGATCAAAATTGCCTACCATCCAAGAGAATACTTCTTCATTGTTAGACAG GCTGAGAAGACTACAGTGATATTTCCTATGCACTTCAAGGACGACCTAGATGTGGTTATTGCAACAGCTCTTTTCCAG GCAGTCATGGATATGAGATGCACCACAAATTGGAAGAAAGCACCCTTTTGCACATGGTCACCAATTCCTCCTAGAGAGCTAAGAGGAGAACATATCAAAGATTTGATCACAAATGGTGGATTTGTCTCATTTG AGATATTGCCATGTCACacggagagagaaaaaatagacaagACTATCTGGAGCTTGTTGAATTTCTGTGCCTATGTGAAACGTCATGTAAAG CACTCAAAAGGTTTCATAGGAAGACAGATGAATAGTCGTTTGGATTGCATGGTGAAG GTATTGCAGTGTGCAAAAAATGTGGGAAAAGAACATAAACCCAATCGAG GTTGCAAGCAAATGAGGAATTTGATCAATATCTCAAAGTCGAAGAGAATCAAAAGAAGTTGCACTCTATTTAAAAGTAAGTTGAAGAAAAGACGAATGAGAAtcaaaattcatggatttgCTCAGTTGCGACGCCGCTGGATGAAGATAATGAAATTCACTTCCTCGAGAAAATTTGAGTAA
- the LOC116266036 gene encoding uncharacterized protein LOC116266036 isoform X1, with amino-acid sequence MNRVKRSVRNFFTMDLSASSRDDSKKTRKKKRKKYKKIAGIEKEDFTPQQEHGNDDGEKEEEKGEATMVFGDPNCLMSPQKNRSSKRMANAPANSRRKVQWNDENGKKLVHVREFVPRLNTQFQFSEKENKPWCTFLCYLEYVSMRASHQHLILYKPPWTVITRSIYKPYRLTVGTVRLKPTLLLYRRPCEFLSIRCITCYGVGDGRFLLAYPCLQIYHMHKH; translated from the exons ATGAATCGGGTAAAAAGGTCCGTGCGTAATTTTTTTACAATGGATCTTAGTGCTTCGAGTCGTGACGATTCgaagaagacgaggaagaagaagaggaagaagtatAAGAAAATTGCCGGCATCGAGAAAGAGGATTTCACGCCCCAACAGGAGCATGGTAATGATGACGgtgagaaagaagaggaaaagggtGAGGCGACAATGGTATTTGGGGATCCGAATTGTTTGATGTCTCCCCAGAAGAACAGGAGTTCCAAGAGAATGGCTAACGCGCCGGCGAATTCCAGGAGAAAAGTTCAGTGGAACGATGAGAACGGCAAAAAGCTCGTGCATGTTCGTGAGTTCGTTCCAAG ATTAAACACGCAGTTTCagttttctgaaaaagaaaataaacctTGGTGTACCTTTCTTTGCTATCTGGAATACGTCTCCATGCGTGCATCTCATCAACACCTAATACTGTACAAGCCACCCTGGACGGTTATAACAAGGTCAATTTATAAACCTTACAGATTGACAGTAGGTACTGTGAGGTTGAAGCCAACTTTGCTTTTGTACCGCAGACCATGTGAGTTTTTATCAATTAGATGCATAACCTGCTATGGGGTCGGTGATGGAAGGTTTCTCTTGGCGTATCCTTGCTTGCAGATATATCACATGCATAAACACTAG
- the LOC116266056 gene encoding very-long-chain aldehyde decarbonylase GL1-5-like, with amino-acid sequence MASHPGPLTDWPWEILGSYKYTVLLPFIGHAAHTLYNSKPADRDYTLLCPFYLLVSRIIHDQLWISWSRFQNARSKHQIQSRGIEFRQVDRERRWDDQAIMHAIVTYLLHVFIPEASHLPLWNSKGLLFTALVHAGPVEFMYYWAHRALHHHFFYTRYHSHHHSSFVTEPITSVVHPFAEHLLYLAIFLPGVVVPWITRTGSLVAVCGYVTFIDLMNNLGHCNIEFIPKWTFAIFPPLKYIMYTPTFHSLHHSQVHTNFCLFMPIYDYMFGTVDKTTDSLYETSIDGREQMTDVVHLTHPTSIHSIWQIRFGFAYLAAEPYCTKWYFWLLWPFTAVLALLTWMFGATFTVEKIRLDKLKIQTWAIPRFCFQYNLAWQKETINSMIKEAIKDADAKGVKVLTLGLHNQREELDEDGKSYLDGVGNVKVKVVDGCSLAAAVVMNNIPQGATQVLVCGTLTKTGYAVVRALCQRGTKVFTITEEELQGLKSKVPAELHDRLELVHCYDCKVWLVGDGLSTRVQRKAPKGTLFVPFSQFPPTAVRSDCTYHTTPAMAIPKALENVHSCENWLPRRVMSAWRIAGIVHALEGWDTHECGEKMLDMKEVLDAAISHGFRPLEVARSLQFP; translated from the exons ATGGCTTCACACCCAGGCCCCCTTACTGACTGGCCATGGGAGATACTCGGTTCTTACAAG TATACCGTGCTGCTGCCCTTCATCGGCCATGCCGCCCACACTCTCTACAACAGTAAACCCGCGGACAGGGACTACACTCTCCTCTGCCCATTCTACCTGCTCGTGAGCAGGATTATCCACGACCAACTGTGGATCAGTTGGTCGCGCTTTCAGAATGCGAGAAGCAAGCACCAAATTCAAAGCAGAGGCATCGAGTTTCGGCAAGTGGACAGAGAAAGGCGCTG GGACGACCAGGCCATCATGCACGCCATTGTCACATATCTATTGCATGTGTTTATTCCAGAAGCCTCGCACCTGCCTCTGTGGAACTCCAAGGGCTTGCTCTTCACTGCCCTTGTGCATGCTGGGCCGGTGGAGTTTATGTACTACTGGGCTCATAGGGCTTTGCACCATCATTTCTTCTATACTCGTTATCATTCTCACCACCACTCATCTTTCGTCACAGAGCCCATCACCT CTGTTGTTCATCCATTCGCGGAGCATTTACTGTATTTGGCAATCTTCCTTCCGGGAGTTGTGGTCCCTTGGATCACAAGGACGGGCTCGCTCGTCGCAGTATGCGGCTATGTGACATTTATTGATCTCATGAACAACTTAGGCCACTGCAACATTGAGTTCATCCCCAAATGGACCTTCGCCATTTTCCCTCCACTCAAATACATCATGTACACTCCCAC GTTTCACTCTCTCCATCACTCCCAAGTTCACACCAATTTCTGTCTGTTCATGCCCATATACGATTACATGTTCGGTACGGTCGACAAGACTACGGATTCTCTATACGAGACGTCGATCGACGGACGGGAACAGATGACAGATGTTGTGCATCTAACCCATCCAACTAGCATCCACTCCATTTGGCAAATCCGGTTCGGCTTCGCCTACCTCGCAGCTGAACCATACTGCACCAAGTGGTACTTCTGGCTTTTGTGGCCTTTCACTGCTGTCTTGGCACTGTTGACATGGATGTTCGGGGCCACCTTCACTGTCGAGAAGATCCGACTTGATAAGCTCAAGATCCAAACTTGGGCCATCCCACGCTTCTGTTTTCAG TACAATCTCGCTTGGCAAAAAGAAACAATCAACAGCATGATAAAGGAAGCCATCAAAGACGCAGATGCCAAGGGCGTGAAGGTCCTAACTCTAGGCCTTCACAACCAG AGAGAGGAGCTTGACGAAGACGGCAAGAGTTACTTGGACGGCGTCGGGAACGTGAAGGTGAAGGTGGTGGACGGCTGCTCTTTAGCTGCTGCAGTGGTGATGAATAACATACCTCAGGGGGCTACGCAGGTCCTGGTGTGTGGCACGCTCACTAAAACTGGCTACGCTGTTGTGCGTGCTTTGTGCCAGAGAGGAACCAAG GTTTTTACAATCACGGAGGAGGAGCTTCAGGGTCTCAAATCGAAGGTCCCAGCTGAGCTCCATGACCGTCTTGAACTTGTTCACTGCTATGACTGCAAG GTATGGCTAGTGGGAGATGGGCTGAGCACTCGAGTGCAAAGGAAGGCACCGAAAGGGACGCTCTTTGTTCCGTTTTCTCAGTTCCCCCCAACCGCTGTGCGCTCCGACTGCACTTACCATACCACTCCAGCCATGGCCATTCCCAAGGCTTTAGAGAACGTGCACTCTTGCGAG AATTGGCTGCCAAGGAGGGTGATGAGTGCATGGCGTATTGCTGGAATTGTGCACGCGCTGGAAGGGTGGGACACTCACGAGTGCGGTGAGAAGATGCTGGATATGAAGGAAGTACTCGATGCAGCTATCAGTCATGGCTTCCGCCCTCTAGAAGTTGCACGTTCCTTGCAATTTCCATAA
- the LOC116266036 gene encoding uncharacterized protein LOC116266036 isoform X2 produces MNRVKRSVRNFFTMDLSASSRDDSKKTRKKKRKKYKKIAGIEKEDFTPQQEHGNDDGEKEEEKGEATMVFGDPNCLMSPQKNRSSKRMANAPANSRRKVQWNDENGKKLVHVREFVPRLNTQFQFSEKENKPWCTFLCYLEYVSMRASHQHLILYKPPWTVITRYITCINTRRPDYD; encoded by the exons ATGAATCGGGTAAAAAGGTCCGTGCGTAATTTTTTTACAATGGATCTTAGTGCTTCGAGTCGTGACGATTCgaagaagacgaggaagaagaagaggaagaagtatAAGAAAATTGCCGGCATCGAGAAAGAGGATTTCACGCCCCAACAGGAGCATGGTAATGATGACGgtgagaaagaagaggaaaagggtGAGGCGACAATGGTATTTGGGGATCCGAATTGTTTGATGTCTCCCCAGAAGAACAGGAGTTCCAAGAGAATGGCTAACGCGCCGGCGAATTCCAGGAGAAAAGTTCAGTGGAACGATGAGAACGGCAAAAAGCTCGTGCATGTTCGTGAGTTCGTTCCAAG ATTAAACACGCAGTTTCagttttctgaaaaagaaaataaacctTGGTGTACCTTTCTTTGCTATCTGGAATACGTCTCCATGCGTGCATCTCATCAACACCTAATACTGTACAAGCCACCCTGGACGGTTATAACAAG ATATATCACATGCATAAACACTAGGAGACCCGATTATGATTAA
- the LOC116265655 gene encoding uncharacterized protein LOC116265655 encodes MGSLATHFSAFLFLFPLGVRRLVCAFSLYLRSPPHYQSRTWYISEPKWKNLDLYVLCVTLPLAAFSEVFWFLTFNGQGAYRFSFFQEAAVILLFWLIVLIVLIRENLDVPFFHENVLFLFAGVAFLVDCATLGKDAGSGLAGRSYQILAGLSLVCSASCLLLSYQPRAFVAEFALSAGLVLKGTWFLQSGLSLFSSGFLPSGCHRAGGLNGSVKCELEEDGLRGMAIIDLLFVGHALGVLILSVAMFGMISRKHDSRFTAGGLSLGERESEAMLMHPLPTFELE; translated from the coding sequence ATGGGCTCGCTAGCAACTCATTTCTCggccttcctcttcctctttccgcTGGGCGTCCGGCGCCTCGTCTGCGCCTTCTCCCTCTACCTTAGGTCTCCTCCCCATTACCAATCGCGGACATGGTACATTTCCGAGCCCAAATGGAAGAACCTTGACCTTTACGTCCTCTGCGTCACCCTCCCCCTCGCCGCCTTCTCTGAGGTCTTCTGGTTCCTCACCTTCAACGGCCAAGGAGCCTATCGGTTCTCCTTCTTCCAGGAAGCTGCCGTCATCCTTCTCTTCTGGCTGATCGTCCTCATCGTGCTGATCCGCGAGAATTTGGATGTTCCCTTCTTCCATGAGAAcgttctcttcctttttgccGGCGTCGCCTTCTTGGTCGATTGCGCCACCCTCGGCAAGGACGCCGGCTCAGGCCTCGCCGGCCGGTCTTACCAGATTCTTGCGGGGCTGAGCCTCGTCTGCTCGGCTTCTTGCCTTCTGCTTTCCTACCAGCCGAGGGCATTCGTCGCTGAGTTTGCGCTTTCGGCGGGGCTTGTGCTCAAAGGGACGTGGTTCTTGCAGTCGGGCCTCTCGTTGTTTTCGTCGGGCTTCTTGCCTAGCGGATGCCATCGAGCTGGGGGGCTGAATGGTAGCGTGAAGTGTGAATTGGAGGAGGATGGTTTGAGGGGAATGGCTATAATCGATCTTTTGTTTGTGGGGCACGCCCTTGGGGTGTTGATTCTGAGCGTCGCCATGTTTGGAATGATCTCTCGTAAGCACGACTCTAGATTCACGGCTGGTGGATTATCtctgggagagagagagtcagaggCTATGTTGATGCACCCGCTTCCGACCTTCGAACTCGAGTGA
- the LOC116265719 gene encoding F-box/LRR-repeat protein At3g48880-like isoform X2, with the protein MVKREKGKAQIQKCREIPRLLRLMKRAEEDEEDEDEGSAKRDGGVVFRPPLDPSPSSRGHVFQLNWTEDDEVDEDEEDESEKRKWDEMDEDILIVIFQKIDLEDLLLGVPFVCRSWREASKHPLCWRSLNFRSWERLFRRYFSQPAERIVLDFSKLLRYVVDKTGDNLRSIVFPRRDVTDRTLLYVSQRCPRLKSLDFQGRCDISKGAFCKALCNWKELEVINLITPPLLCKETISEMGKCCENLVQLRTRGLISEEEVFAVASELRNLRVLNLSFSSLTNNGLLTLLNECRALEYLDISNCSHVKIDDEILDKASHLKDFKYGCIESDDEEDTRPVRGLIYEEYVFGSDGSYHGEVHMVFS; encoded by the exons ATGGTAAAacgagaaaaaggaaaagcccAAATCCAAAAGTGCAGAGAAATCCCTCGTCTCCTTCGTCTC ATGAAACGTGCGGAGGAAGACGAGGAGGACGAGGACGAGGGGAGCGCGAAGAGGGACGGTGGTGTCGTCTTTCGACCACCCCTGGACCCCAGCCCGAGCTCGAGGGGACACGTTTTCCAGCTGAACTGGACGGAGGACGATGAGGTGGACGAGGACGAGGAGGACGAGAGTGAGAAGAGGAAGTGGGACGAGATGGACGAGGACATCCTGATCGTCATCTTCCAGAAGATCGATCTCGAGGACTTGCTGCTTGGTGTGCCGTTCGTCTGCCGCTCGTGGAGGGAGGCGTCCAAGCACCCACTCTGCTGGAGGTCCCTGAACTTCCGGTCCTGGGAGCGTCTTTTCCGTAGGTACTTCTCCCAGCCCGCGGAGCGGATCGTGCTCGACTTCTCCAAGCTGCTCAGATACGTGGTTGACAAGACCGGCGACAATCTGAGGTCCATTGTCTTCCCCAGGCGCGACGTCACCGACAGAACCCTACTCTATGTCTCCCAACG TTGTCCTCGGCTTAAAAGCCTTGATTTTCAGGGCCGGTGTGATATTTCTAAAGGAGCCTTCTGCAAGGCGCTCTGTAACTGGAAGGAACTTGAGGTCATTAACTTGATTACTCCTCCACTGCTTTGCAAAGAGACAATCTCAGAGATGGGTAAATGTTGTGAAAATCTTGTTCAGCTTAGAACAAGGGGACTGATATCAGAAGAAGAAGTATTCGCTGTGGCTTCGGAGCTTCGAAATTTGAGAGTGCTCAATTTGAGCTTTTCTTCATTAACTAATAATGGTCTATTGACTCTTTTAAATGAATGCAGAGCTTTGGAATACCTAGATATCAGCAACTGTTCTCATGTTAAAATTGATGATGAGATACTTGATAAGGCTTCACATCTTAAGGACTTCAAGTATGGGTGTATTGAaagtgatgatgaagaagatacTAGGCCCGTTAGAGGCCTCATCTATGAAGAGTACGTGTTTGGAAGTGATGGATCATACCATGGTGAAGTCCATATGGTATTCTCGTAA